One Amaranthus tricolor cultivar Red isolate AtriRed21 chromosome 1, ASM2621246v1, whole genome shotgun sequence DNA window includes the following coding sequences:
- the LOC130823789 gene encoding E3 ubiquitin-protein ligase At1g63170-like, protein MGYPLLVSHSEALSDQFPLLMERSNNLEGHQHVIDIAVSNDAPLNFPNQEEPHNTVDRTSNSVPRINPSQSSSSGRINVSYVGRGDSYGYSSPLNSGLWISVELIVTLAQIVASVVILSLSRYKSSEAPLFAWVVGYACGCLATLPILYWRLRNCSRGPERISVQSHQSSSGTVSAGATNSNSSLEQEEMDSYGDSRTIARNSQIRQRISVRLNGIVEHFKMALDCFFAVWFVVGNVWIFGAHSSPSVAPKLYRLCIVFLTFSCIGYALPFLLCATIFCCLPCIISVMGIREDLSKPRGASTETIDALPTYKFRLRKNDGIDSEQMRLKANKAGYLSNGTQDERVISNEDALCCICLAAYADNEELRELPCSHLFHTECVDKWLKINASCPLCKLEIREDRSKLVPNDRNNSSQQNANDEGDVGLTSTGVS, encoded by the exons ATGGGATATCCCCTGCTGGTATCACATAGTGAAGCATTGAGTGATCAGTTCCCTTTACTTATGGAGCGTTCCAATAATCTTGAAGGTCATCAGCATGTCATTGACATTGCGGTTTCTAATGATGCGCCATTAAATTTTCCTAATCAAGAAGAACCTCATAATACTGTAGATAGAACATCAAATAGTGTACCTCGAATTAACCCATCACAATCATCGTCTTCCGGTAGAATAAACGTTTCGTACGTGGGAAGAGGTGATTCATATGGTTATTCCAGCCCGTTGAATTCTGGTCTATGGATCTCAGTTGAGCTGATTGTCACGCTTGCGCAAATTGTTGCTTCTGTAGTTATTTTGTCGTTGTCAAGATATAAGAGTTCAGAAGCCCCATTATTTGCTTGGGTTGTGGGTTATGCGTGTGGCTGTCTTGCAACGCTTCCGATTCTTTATTGGCGTCTTCGAAATTGCAGCCGTGGTCCTGAGCGAATTTCAGTTCAATCACATCAGAGCTCCTCTGGGACTGTCAGTGCTGGAGCTACTAACTCCAATTCATCTCTCGAGCAAGAAGAGATGGATAGCTATGGTGATTCTCGTACAATTGCGAGGAACAGTCAAATAAGACAAAGAATTAGTGTACG ACTTAATGGAATTGTTGAGCACTTCAAAATGGCGTTAGACTGCTTCTTTGCGGTGTGGTTTGTCGTGGGTAATGTGTGGATTTTTGGAGCACATTCCTCTCCTTCCGTGGCTCCAAAGTTGTATAG GTTATGTATAGTTTTCCTTACTTTCAGTTGCATCGGGTATGCACTTCCGTTCCTATTATGTGCAACCATATTTTGCTGTCTTCCTTGTATTATCTCAGTAATGGGTATACGAGAGGATCTTTCAAAACCCAGAGGAGCTAGTACAGAAACTATTGATGCTTTACCGACCTACAAGTTCAGGTTGAGAAAAAATGATGGCATAGACAGTGAACAGATGCGCTTGAAGGCTAATAAAGCTGGCTATTTGTCCAATGGAACTCAGGATGAGCGTGTCATATCCAACGAAGATGCG CTATGTTGTATTTGCTTGGCAGCCTATGCCGACAATGAAGAGTTAAGGGAATTGCCGTGCTCCCATCTGTTTCACACCGAGTGTGTGGACAAATGGTTAAAGATCAATGCATCGTGCCCTTTGTGCAAGCTTGAGATTAGGGAGGACAGAAGTAAGCTTGTGCCAAACGATCGAAACAACAGTAGCCAACAAAATGCAAATGATGAAGGTGATGTCGGTTTAACTTCAACCGGCGTTTCATGA